A stretch of Maridesulfovibrio zosterae DSM 11974 DNA encodes these proteins:
- a CDS encoding acetaldehyde dehydrogenase (acetylating), with protein MVDKDLLSIQEARSLVRAAKKAQATLADLDQERIDSIVKAIAVATKAQAESLAVLAVEETGFGKVQDKKAKNILASEQLFEAIKDMKTFGVLNDDKEKKVIEIAVPMGVIAGIVPSTNPTSTTIYKSIISLKSGNAIVFTPHPSAKKCIGKTVDIIRGVLHDCGVSEDLVSVMSVPTIQGSGELMKVADLILATGGPGMVKAAYSSGTPALGVGAGNVPAYIERSADIEDAVSKIFMSKTFDNGTICASEQSIVTESCIAEKVKASVIAHGGYFLYGEELTKVKNLMERGNGSMNPAIVGRDAGYIAKLAGISIPAGTRILISDENGVGPKYPFSKEKLTSLLGFYVVEDCNEACEICHALLENGGVGHSLAIHSQNAEVIREFGLKKPVSRMLVNTPSTHGAVGLSTSLFPSFTLGCGTVGGSATSDNVTPLNLMNIRRVAYDLGTTPCSTEHAKCESDSIDVEAITAMIVNQLKQMV; from the coding sequence ATGGTAGACAAAGATTTATTGTCCATTCAGGAAGCCCGTTCACTGGTTCGTGCTGCTAAAAAAGCTCAAGCTACATTAGCAGACCTTGATCAGGAACGCATCGACAGCATTGTTAAAGCTATTGCCGTAGCCACTAAGGCACAGGCTGAGTCTCTTGCTGTTTTGGCAGTTGAAGAAACCGGTTTCGGTAAAGTTCAGGACAAGAAGGCTAAAAATATTCTTGCCAGTGAGCAGCTTTTCGAAGCGATCAAAGACATGAAGACCTTCGGTGTTCTTAATGATGACAAAGAAAAAAAGGTTATCGAGATTGCAGTGCCTATGGGTGTTATTGCAGGGATTGTTCCCTCAACCAACCCCACATCCACGACTATCTACAAATCAATCATCTCTTTGAAATCAGGTAACGCCATTGTTTTCACTCCGCACCCCAGTGCAAAAAAATGCATTGGCAAAACAGTAGATATTATTCGCGGCGTTCTGCACGACTGCGGAGTATCTGAAGATCTGGTCAGCGTCATGAGTGTTCCCACCATTCAGGGTAGCGGTGAACTTATGAAAGTTGCAGACCTTATCTTGGCAACAGGTGGTCCGGGAATGGTTAAAGCAGCATACAGCTCCGGAACTCCAGCTCTTGGAGTCGGCGCCGGTAACGTACCTGCATACATTGAAAGAAGTGCTGATATCGAAGATGCAGTCAGCAAAATCTTCATGAGTAAAACCTTTGATAACGGTACGATCTGCGCTTCTGAACAGTCAATTGTTACTGAATCATGCATTGCTGAAAAAGTTAAAGCTTCCGTCATCGCACATGGTGGATACTTTCTCTACGGTGAAGAACTTACTAAAGTTAAAAACCTCATGGAACGCGGCAACGGTTCAATGAACCCTGCTATCGTAGGCCGTGATGCCGGATATATTGCAAAACTTGCTGGTATCAGCATTCCTGCAGGAACCCGCATTCTTATCTCTGATGAAAATGGTGTCGGACCGAAATATCCTTTCTCAAAAGAAAAACTAACCTCTCTTCTGGGTTTCTATGTTGTAGAAGACTGCAACGAAGCTTGTGAAATCTGCCATGCTCTTCTTGAAAACGGCGGTGTAGGTCACTCTCTTGCAATTCACTCTCAAAATGCAGAAGTCATCCGTGAGTTCGGTCTCAAAAAACCGGTATCCAGAATGCTGGTCAACACACCATCCACTCACGGCGCAGTTGGACTTTCTACTTCCTTGTTCCCATCCTTCACTCTGGGCTGCGGAACAGTCGGCGGAAGTGCAACTTCTGACAACGTAACTCCGCTTAATCTGATGAACATCAGAAGAGTTGCATATGACCTCGGAACCACTCCCTGCTCAACTGAGCATGCGAAATGCGAATCCGATTCTATTGACGTAGAGGCAATTACTGCCATGATCGTCAACCAGCTTAAACAAATGGTATAG
- a CDS encoding PAS domain-containing sensor histidine kinase: MISPIAILDFIALGAIICALVISAFLPAKQVAGQVFNSFLLLLIVLATYEFLILIEWLGISSRLDFLEDYTGALLPLCWLFALYVMAQSTITKELTESERRFSYAMEATSDGLWDWDISSGKVFFSPHWFTMLGYKAKEFPSAYETWRKLVHPEDLHRAEYVIQQHIGIDEPFKIEFRMKTKSGEWLWVLARGKVVEKSPEGEPQRVVGTHVDISLRKQREVHIKKLQQYLSNIVDSMPSVLIGVDSQLSVTLWNYQAMVETGISSEDAMGKPLKDVFPTMTKDSELIKLAIQSGQTQRDSHRIRLKNGCEHYEDLTVYPLKTTDLEGTVIRLDDITEKNQMEEMIIQSEKMLSLGGLAAGMAHEINSPLSGIASSAYNLKRRLLEDLHSNTQMADECDTLLEKIHCYMDKRGISKMIDSITEASTRTSKLVNNILSFSRKSARKMEPTCLVELLENTYELAQNAYHTSKLGLAEITVEREYSHTIPKLICDASMLQQVLFNIFRNGLEAMAEKEYVEDQPHFLFKIYSEKDFVVLEIEDNGPGMDDQVKDKIFNAFFTTKKDGAGTGLGLSISYFIITELHNGSMEVFSTPELFTRFVIKLPLNKDGM, translated from the coding sequence GTGATTAGCCCTATTGCCATACTTGATTTTATAGCTTTGGGAGCAATCATATGCGCTTTGGTCATCAGCGCATTTCTCCCGGCTAAACAAGTCGCGGGGCAGGTGTTCAATTCATTCCTATTGCTTCTAATCGTTCTTGCCACATACGAATTCTTAATTCTTATTGAATGGCTGGGTATATCAAGCCGGCTTGACTTTCTCGAAGACTATACAGGGGCATTGCTACCGTTATGCTGGCTTTTTGCTTTATACGTAATGGCACAATCAACCATTACAAAAGAGCTTACAGAAAGTGAACGACGTTTCTCATATGCGATGGAGGCTACGAGTGATGGTCTCTGGGACTGGGATATTTCAAGCGGAAAAGTATTTTTTAGCCCGCACTGGTTCACAATGCTCGGATATAAAGCGAAAGAATTCCCTTCTGCCTATGAAACATGGCGTAAGCTGGTACATCCTGAAGATCTTCATCGAGCAGAATATGTGATTCAGCAACATATTGGTATTGATGAGCCATTTAAAATTGAATTCAGAATGAAAACAAAAAGCGGAGAATGGCTCTGGGTTCTTGCAAGAGGAAAAGTTGTAGAAAAATCACCTGAAGGAGAACCGCAACGAGTGGTTGGCACTCATGTGGATATAAGCCTCCGCAAACAGCGAGAAGTCCATATTAAAAAATTACAGCAATATCTTTCAAACATTGTAGACTCCATGCCATCTGTACTTATAGGAGTTGATTCCCAGCTCAGCGTGACCCTATGGAACTACCAAGCAATGGTTGAAACCGGAATCTCATCAGAAGATGCGATGGGGAAGCCCCTGAAAGATGTATTCCCAACAATGACAAAGGACTCTGAGCTTATTAAACTGGCGATCCAAAGCGGACAGACTCAACGAGACAGTCACCGAATACGTTTAAAAAATGGCTGCGAACACTATGAAGATCTTACTGTTTATCCCTTGAAAACCACTGATCTGGAAGGAACTGTTATCAGGCTTGATGACATTACTGAAAAGAATCAAATGGAGGAGATGATTATACAATCTGAAAAGATGCTTTCTCTAGGAGGACTTGCTGCAGGCATGGCTCACGAAATAAACTCCCCTTTAAGTGGTATAGCCAGCTCCGCATATAATCTTAAACGCCGCCTTCTTGAAGACCTTCATAGCAATACGCAGATGGCTGATGAATGTGATACCCTATTAGAAAAAATACATTGCTACATGGATAAACGCGGCATCTCAAAAATGATAGACTCTATCACGGAAGCCAGTACGCGAACCTCAAAACTAGTCAATAATATACTCAGCTTCAGCCGGAAAAGCGCACGTAAAATGGAACCGACCTGTTTAGTTGAACTTTTAGAAAACACATACGAACTGGCTCAAAATGCTTACCATACATCAAAGCTAGGACTGGCAGAGATAACAGTTGAACGGGAGTATTCCCATACTATACCAAAACTAATATGTGATGCCAGCATGCTGCAACAAGTTCTGTTCAATATTTTCAGAAATGGTCTGGAAGCAATGGCAGAAAAAGAATATGTGGAAGATCAACCCCATTTTCTTTTTAAGATATATTCTGAGAAAGATTTTGTCGTCTTGGAAATTGAAGACAACGGCCCCGGCATGGATGATCAGGTAAAAGATAAAATATTTAATGCATTTTTCACCACCAAGAAAGACGGAGCAGGGACTGGACTTGGATTATCCATTTCATACTTCATCATAACCGAACTTCATAATGGAAGCATGGAAGTATTCTCAACTCCTGAATTATTTACACGTTTCGTAATAAAACTTCCTTTAAACAAAGATGGAATGTGA
- a CDS encoding EutP/PduV family microcompartment system protein, with protein MKKMMLVGETRSGKSSIIQALSDELFTPRRAMAIQYCGQFINTPGEFLENSRFYHALITSSADCHVLAMIQDATRNYSLFPPLFASMFNRKVIGIVTKSEAPSANTARAELFLKSAGVKEIFHLDISAKEGIDSLKRMLK; from the coding sequence ATGAAAAAAATGATGCTCGTAGGTGAAACCCGTTCGGGCAAAAGTTCCATAATTCAGGCTCTCTCAGATGAACTATTTACCCCCCGCAGAGCTATGGCGATCCAATATTGCGGGCAATTCATCAATACCCCCGGTGAATTTCTGGAAAACAGCCGTTTCTATCACGCCTTGATCACCTCCTCTGCCGATTGCCATGTTCTGGCGATGATTCAGGACGCAACCCGCAACTACAGCCTTTTCCCTCCATTATTTGCCTCAATGTTCAATCGTAAAGTAATCGGCATAGTAACTAAATCTGAAGCCCCATCGGCCAACACTGCCCGTGCTGAATTATTTTTAAAAAGTGCAGGGGTCAAAGAAATTTTCCATTTAGATATATCGGCAAAAGAAGGCATAGACTCCCTTAAAAGAATGCTGAAATAA
- a CDS encoding 1-propanol dehydrogenase PduQ: MTQFYGKTKICYGENALDNLEMIPAKHAFIVTDPFMVKTGFADRVKSHLDRKGVPHITFDEVEPDPSLETVTKGAKTFLENKADLIIALGGGSPIDAAKAIAFFAYKATDEKVKPTLVAIPTTSGTGAEVTSIAVVTDKVNEIKIPLNDEMLIPDMAILDARFTRTLPAHVTAATGMDVLTHAIEAYTSRQANAFTSIYAKYAIRYVFKYLRRAYLNGDDMEARENMLLGSCMAGMAFNNSGLGITHSIAHSLGGIFHVPHGLANAVVLPHAIRFNSFDVGIRYHEIAQMLKLPANTVEEGTKSLIKAVCEMNESMGIPNNIGSLKIDEKVFNDSMGTIARNVLDDICTDGNPRRPSREDVKELLKLAW; this comes from the coding sequence GTGACACAATTTTACGGAAAAACAAAGATCTGCTACGGCGAAAATGCTCTTGATAATCTTGAGATGATTCCTGCGAAGCATGCTTTTATTGTAACTGATCCCTTTATGGTAAAGACTGGTTTTGCTGACCGCGTCAAAAGTCACCTCGACCGCAAGGGAGTGCCGCATATCACTTTTGACGAAGTGGAACCCGACCCATCCCTGGAAACAGTGACCAAGGGAGCTAAAACTTTCCTTGAAAATAAGGCTGACCTCATAATCGCATTAGGTGGAGGATCACCTATTGATGCAGCCAAAGCTATAGCATTTTTCGCATACAAAGCCACAGATGAAAAGGTCAAGCCGACACTGGTTGCAATTCCGACAACCAGCGGAACAGGTGCGGAAGTTACAAGCATTGCCGTGGTTACCGACAAGGTCAATGAGATTAAAATACCTCTTAATGACGAAATGCTCATCCCGGACATGGCTATTCTTGATGCCCGCTTCACCCGTACCCTTCCTGCACATGTTACTGCAGCAACCGGTATGGACGTGCTGACCCATGCGATAGAAGCTTATACTTCAAGACAAGCCAATGCCTTTACTTCCATCTACGCCAAATACGCCATTCGCTATGTATTTAAATATCTCAGGCGTGCCTACCTGAACGGTGATGATATGGAAGCAAGAGAAAATATGCTTCTCGGATCCTGCATGGCCGGTATGGCATTTAATAACAGCGGTCTGGGAATCACTCACAGTATTGCACACAGCCTCGGTGGAATTTTTCATGTTCCTCACGGTCTGGCAAACGCAGTTGTTCTGCCCCACGCCATCAGATTTAACAGCTTTGATGTAGGCATCCGCTATCACGAAATTGCACAGATGCTGAAGCTACCTGCCAATACTGTAGAAGAAGGAACTAAAAGCCTTATTAAGGCAGTATGCGAAATGAATGAATCCATGGGCATTCCCAACAACATCGGGTCATTGAAGATCGATGAGAAGGTTTTCAATGATAGTATGGGAACCATCGCCCGTAATGTGCTCGACGATATCTGCACTGACGGCAACCCCAGAAGACCGTCCCGCGAAGATGTAAAAGAGCTTCTAAAGCTGGCATGGTAG
- a CDS encoding EutN/CcmL family microcompartment protein, whose amino-acid sequence MLICKVIGNVWATRKEETLSGEKLMVVQRMDLDEKVSDEIFIAIDCVGAGIGEQVLVTTGSSARMALRNKNAPVDASIVGIIDEVQAQTKS is encoded by the coding sequence ATGTTGATTTGCAAAGTGATCGGTAATGTCTGGGCTACTCGTAAAGAAGAAACCTTAAGCGGTGAAAAGCTGATGGTTGTTCAGCGCATGGATCTTGATGAAAAAGTCAGCGATGAAATTTTCATAGCCATAGACTGTGTTGGAGCAGGTATTGGTGAGCAGGTTCTGGTTACAACAGGAAGCTCCGCCCGCATGGCCCTTCGCAATAAAAATGCACCAGTTGACGCCTCAATAGTCGGAATAATTGACGAAGTTCAGGCACAGACCAAGAGCTAA
- a CDS encoding 4Fe-4S dicluster domain-containing protein — protein sequence MGASIVEKIRETGVVGAGGAGLPTHVKAEATVDTVLVNGASCEPLLMSDPYLMEAEIDVVIRGLEAILDCTGAKKGIICLKGKHHKALVSVKEAVAKDTSGRLEYFELKDFYPAGDEHVLVHEVLGRTVPERGIPLQVGAVVSNVESLLNVAYAMEDIPVTHRYLTVAGEIKTPMVVKVPVGTLVSDVLNFAGGPLISDYKVVDGGPMMGRVLPDINQSVTKTTSGLLVLPPDHTVVAGKIKDPEKIRRITNTVCCQCSRCTDLCPRNLLGHSLHPHKLMRVLDSQVLNSEIAKEALLCSECGICEKFACPMMISPREVNAQIKKVLMQERITWESKGEPLVANPFRDCRSVPTKRLIQRLNLNKYDGHPDYAGEYTPSVVNIALRQHIGAPATCCVSAGDMVAKGDLIGEIPEGAMGARVHASIDGVVESVADGKVTIRKS from the coding sequence ATGGGTGCAAGTATAGTTGAAAAAATAAGGGAAACAGGAGTTGTCGGAGCCGGCGGTGCCGGACTTCCCACTCATGTTAAAGCTGAAGCGACAGTTGACACAGTTCTTGTGAACGGAGCCTCCTGTGAACCGCTGCTAATGAGCGATCCATACCTCATGGAAGCCGAAATCGATGTCGTGATTCGTGGCCTTGAAGCAATTCTGGACTGCACAGGTGCTAAAAAAGGTATTATCTGCCTTAAAGGCAAACATCATAAGGCACTTGTTTCGGTAAAAGAAGCAGTAGCAAAAGATACTTCAGGCAGACTGGAATACTTTGAACTCAAAGATTTCTACCCAGCCGGTGATGAGCATGTTCTGGTACATGAAGTTTTAGGAAGAACTGTTCCTGAGCGTGGTATTCCCCTTCAAGTTGGAGCTGTTGTCAGCAATGTTGAGTCTCTGCTTAACGTGGCTTATGCCATGGAAGATATTCCGGTTACCCACCGCTATCTAACAGTTGCAGGAGAAATTAAAACTCCTATGGTGGTCAAAGTCCCGGTTGGAACTCTTGTTTCTGACGTGCTGAATTTTGCAGGAGGACCACTTATTTCCGACTATAAAGTCGTTGACGGCGGTCCTATGATGGGACGTGTACTGCCTGACATTAATCAGTCCGTGACCAAAACTACCAGCGGACTCCTTGTTCTGCCTCCTGATCACACTGTTGTGGCCGGTAAAATAAAAGACCCTGAAAAAATCAGACGTATCACTAATACTGTATGCTGCCAGTGTTCACGCTGTACGGATCTCTGTCCCAGAAATTTACTTGGACATTCCCTTCATCCTCACAAATTAATGCGTGTGCTTGATTCACAAGTTCTGAACAGCGAGATAGCCAAGGAAGCGTTGCTTTGTTCTGAGTGCGGAATTTGCGAAAAATTTGCCTGTCCAATGATGATCTCTCCCAGAGAGGTCAACGCCCAGATCAAGAAAGTCCTCATGCAGGAACGTATTACCTGGGAATCAAAAGGGGAACCACTGGTTGCAAATCCTTTCAGAGACTGTCGAAGCGTCCCCACTAAGCGACTGATACAGCGCCTCAACCTGAATAAATATGATGGTCACCCAGATTATGCCGGTGAATATACTCCTTCAGTCGTAAACATCGCACTACGTCAGCATATAGGTGCTCCTGCCACATGTTGTGTTTCCGCAGGTGATATGGTGGCTAAAGGAGATCTCATTGGTGAAATTCCCGAAGGCGCTATGGGCGCACGTGTACACGCCAGCATTGACGGTGTAGTAGAAAGTGTGGCCGACGGTAAGGTAACAATCAGGAAGTCTTAA
- the eutM gene encoding ethanolamine utilization microcompartment protein EutM yields MSSNALGMIETKGLVGAVEAADAMVKAANVTLVGKTQVGGGLVTVMVRGDVGAVKAATDAGAAAAQNVGELISVHVIPRPHSEVEIILPKAEG; encoded by the coding sequence ATGTCTTCAAATGCACTGGGTATGATTGAAACTAAAGGTCTCGTAGGCGCAGTAGAAGCAGCAGACGCAATGGTTAAAGCAGCGAACGTAACTCTGGTCGGCAAGACTCAGGTTGGCGGCGGTCTGGTTACTGTTATGGTCCGCGGCGATGTTGGAGCTGTAAAAGCAGCAACCGACGCTGGCGCAGCTGCAGCACAGAACGTAGGTGAACTTATCAGCGTTCATGTTATCCCCCGCCCTCATAGCGAAGTTGAAATCATCCTTCCGAAGGCTGAAGGTTAA
- a CDS encoding BMC domain-containing protein — MDTLGIVESKSIAAGVELADAMMKAASVKLVRASTICSGRYLIYISGDREAVATGVRVAEESGRKLMGSYVISQISPDVMAVLRKDVPIEQVQSMGIIECRNVSSGIVAADAVVKRTDVQLARLVSGQGINGKSYFVMSGDVASVEEAAEAARSVLGKNLVEAVVIPRPDASVVRALIKEVR; from the coding sequence ATGGATACACTGGGTATAGTGGAAAGCAAAAGCATCGCAGCCGGAGTAGAACTGGCGGACGCAATGATGAAAGCCGCCTCTGTTAAACTTGTGCGAGCTTCCACAATATGTTCCGGCAGATACCTTATTTATATTTCCGGTGACCGTGAAGCAGTGGCAACCGGCGTAAGAGTCGCAGAAGAATCAGGACGCAAACTTATGGGCAGTTATGTCATCTCACAGATTTCACCTGATGTTATGGCGGTGCTCAGAAAAGATGTTCCTATTGAGCAAGTGCAGTCTATGGGCATAATTGAATGCCGTAACGTATCTTCCGGAATAGTTGCTGCTGATGCAGTAGTTAAACGTACTGATGTGCAACTTGCACGCCTTGTTTCAGGACAGGGAATTAATGGCAAATCATATTTCGTGATGAGCGGTGATGTGGCTTCAGTTGAAGAAGCTGCAGAAGCAGCCCGCTCTGTTTTAGGAAAAAATCTTGTTGAGGCAGTGGTAATTCCAAGACCAGATGCTTCGGTCGTAAGAGCTCTTATCAAAGAGGTAAGGTAA
- the eutJ gene encoding ethanolamine utilization protein EutJ: protein MDFSAIDEQIRTLESCIENTGEISADEKLFVGVDLGTAYIVIVVLNSKKEPVACAMEFAQVIKDGLVVDYMGASRIVRKLVAQLEERLGRKLTHAAIAVPPGTGKKDCTTHQYVVEGAGLEVTAILDEPTAANAVLGVANGVIVDIGGGTTGLSVLEDGKVTYVADEATGGTHLTLVISGNRRVNFEEAEKLKKQKDLQDEILPVVRPVIQKMASIVNSHIDGRNISAIYLVGGTCCLKNMEQVMEKEIGKPVYKPANPFLVTPLGIALNC from the coding sequence ATGGACTTCTCAGCCATTGATGAGCAGATACGCACTCTTGAAAGCTGTATTGAAAATACAGGTGAAATCAGTGCTGACGAAAAACTTTTCGTCGGAGTTGATCTCGGAACAGCCTATATTGTCATAGTAGTTTTAAACAGTAAAAAAGAACCTGTGGCCTGTGCAATGGAATTTGCGCAGGTCATCAAAGACGGTCTGGTTGTAGATTATATGGGAGCTTCCCGTATTGTCCGCAAGCTTGTTGCTCAACTTGAAGAGCGTCTTGGCCGTAAATTGACCCACGCCGCAATTGCAGTTCCCCCCGGAACAGGAAAAAAAGACTGCACTACCCACCAATACGTGGTTGAGGGTGCAGGACTGGAAGTGACCGCCATTTTGGATGAACCCACTGCCGCTAACGCTGTACTGGGTGTTGCCAATGGTGTGATTGTTGATATCGGCGGCGGAACAACCGGCCTTTCTGTGCTGGAAGACGGTAAAGTTACATACGTTGCTGACGAAGCGACCGGCGGAACTCATCTGACACTGGTTATTTCCGGTAACCGCAGAGTAAATTTTGAAGAAGCTGAAAAACTGAAAAAACAGAAAGATCTTCAGGATGAAATTCTACCTGTAGTTCGCCCTGTAATTCAAAAGATGGCCTCAATCGTTAACAGTCATATTGATGGTCGGAATATTTCAGCCATCTATCTTGTGGGCGGCACCTGCTGTTTGAAAAATATGGAACAGGTGATGGAAAAAGAGATTGGAAAACCGGTCTACAAACCAGCAAATCCGTTTCTGGTAACACCGCTTGGTATTGCCCTTAATTGCTAG
- a CDS encoding BMC domain-containing protein, producing MNLRTIGCVELNSVALGMHTADEMLKAAQVELVMARPTCPGRYIVVVTGDTGSVNSSVEVGREIGADMVVDWFTIPSVHFDVIPALSGTSIVPTIDALGVIETCTAASCIVAADAAAKAGNVSLIEIRMAAGLAGKAYVTMTGDVGSVNASVDAGVEGVGDGGPVLSHVVIPSPSDGLKAQLF from the coding sequence ATGAATTTACGTACAATCGGTTGCGTTGAGCTGAATAGCGTAGCTCTTGGCATGCACACCGCAGATGAAATGCTTAAAGCGGCACAGGTTGAGTTGGTTATGGCTCGCCCCACTTGTCCGGGAAGATATATTGTAGTTGTGACCGGAGATACCGGATCAGTTAACAGCTCTGTCGAAGTAGGCCGTGAAATAGGTGCAGATATGGTTGTTGACTGGTTCACCATTCCAAGCGTGCATTTCGATGTAATCCCGGCTCTTAGCGGGACTTCAATAGTGCCAACCATTGATGCTCTCGGTGTTATTGAAACATGTACAGCAGCCTCCTGTATTGTTGCTGCCGACGCGGCAGCAAAAGCCGGTAATGTCAGCCTCATTGAAATTCGCATGGCGGCAGGTCTTGCAGGTAAGGCTTATGTTACCATGACTGGTGATGTAGGCTCAGTAAATGCTTCCGTTGATGCCGGAGTTGAAGGAGTCGGTGACGGTGGCCCTGTTCTCAGCCATGTTGTTATCCCCTCTCCCAGTGATGGACTTAAAGCACAATTATTTTAG
- a CDS encoding BMC domain-containing protein: protein MNNSSETKQRIIQEYVPGKQVTLAHLIASPHKDIYLKLGLDTDAAGAIGIMTITPSEGVIIASDVATKAAAVEIGFLDRFGGSLLLLGDVASVEASLRAVLDYFENILHYSSVELTRS, encoded by the coding sequence ATGAATAATTCAAGTGAAACCAAACAGCGTATTATTCAAGAGTATGTGCCGGGTAAACAGGTCACACTCGCACACCTGATAGCCAGTCCGCATAAGGATATATACCTTAAATTGGGGCTTGATACAGATGCAGCAGGAGCTATCGGCATTATGACCATAACCCCCAGTGAAGGTGTTATCATCGCTTCCGATGTTGCAACGAAGGCAGCTGCCGTTGAAATAGGGTTTCTGGACAGGTTCGGCGGTTCTCTGCTCCTGCTGGGTGATGTTGCCAGCGTGGAAGCTTCTTTACGCGCCGTGCTCGATTACTTTGAAAATATACTTCACTATTCATCTGTTGAGTTGACACGTTCTTAA
- a CDS encoding phosphate propanoyltransferase, which yields MNEKAINEIMEGVIKNVIEQLSDKAPHISVYEGTSETIPVELSARHVHLSEKDALELFGGPLTPKRELSQPGQFLCEERVRLIGPKGVMDNVAVLGPARSSSQVEISKTEARTLGVDAPVRQSGDIAGTPGIILASQTGIVGLEEGVIVASRHIHMSSTDAAKFGVVDNEKVSVRLESERPVILEEVIVRVNDDFKLAMHIDPDEGNSAGWNKSVKGKLVSKSNGAGNGLLSH from the coding sequence ATGAACGAAAAAGCCATTAATGAAATCATGGAAGGGGTCATTAAAAACGTCATTGAACAGCTAAGTGACAAAGCTCCGCATATTTCTGTGTACGAAGGTACAAGCGAGACCATTCCTGTAGAGCTGTCCGCGCGTCATGTTCATTTGAGTGAGAAAGACGCCCTTGAACTTTTCGGCGGTCCATTGACCCCTAAACGGGAACTTTCCCAGCCGGGACAGTTTCTATGTGAAGAACGCGTCAGACTCATCGGCCCCAAAGGCGTTATGGACAACGTTGCAGTGCTCGGCCCTGCTCGATCCTCATCTCAGGTAGAAATTTCTAAAACCGAAGCACGCACTCTAGGTGTTGATGCTCCGGTCAGACAGTCAGGCGATATAGCTGGTACTCCCGGCATTATCCTGGCCTCACAAACCGGCATAGTAGGACTGGAAGAAGGAGTCATCGTAGCCTCCAGACACATCCACATGTCCTCAACAGATGCAGCTAAATTCGGTGTTGTAGATAATGAGAAAGTAAGCGTCCGTCTTGAAAGTGAACGTCCGGTAATACTTGAAGAAGTTATTGTCCGTGTTAATGATGATTTTAAACTGGCTATGCATATAGACCCTGACGAAGGGAACAGTGCAGGCTGGAACAAGAGTGTGAAAGGTAAATTGGTGTCTAAATCCAACGGAGCAGGCAATGGACTTCTCAGCCATTGA
- a CDS encoding BMC domain-containing protein, which yields MSSLNALGMIETKGLVGAVEAADAMVKSANVELVGREQVGGGLVTVMVRGDVGAVKAATDAGAAAAAKVGELISVHVIPRPHGEVELILPKCSAK from the coding sequence ATGTCATCACTTAACGCACTCGGTATGATTGAAACCAAAGGACTCGTCGGAGCTGTTGAAGCTGCTGATGCCATGGTAAAATCCGCAAACGTTGAACTTGTCGGCCGTGAACAGGTTGGCGGCGGTCTGGTAACTGTTATGGTCCGCGGAGATGTAGGTGCTGTAAAGGCTGCTACCGATGCAGGCGCGGCGGCGGCTGCAAAAGTTGGTGAGCTGATAAGTGTTCATGTAATTCCCCGCCCTCATGGCGAAGTGGAATTGATTCTGCCCAAATGTTCCGCAAAATAG